AATGCCCTCGGGCAGCGTGCCAGGATCCTGGCCTCCCGGGGTATTGTCGTGGATCAAAATGGAGAAACGGAGAGACGTCTTCGCTGGATCGTTTGTCGCGCGGAAAAGCGTCTGCAGTGTGAGCGAATCCGCAGGTACTGTTTTGTAGAGCACCACAACGGCGAAGATGCGTTCTCTCACTCCTTCTTCGTCAATAGGCTTCGTGCCTTCTCCGTGGCCCGGTGAATGTGGAGGCTGAACCCCGTAAATATCTCCTGTCGCGCACATTTTAAAAGCCCCTCCTACTACAGGATAGACTGGACTCATACCGATCTTGCCATCGTACTTCCGTGGTTCTGATGCAGGTCCTCTTATATAGATGAAGATTCTTATTGATGCTACCGGAGTTCAAAAGGAAAAAGCCGGTGTTGGCGTATATGCCAAAAACCTGCTGGATCATCTCACCTGTAATGCGGGAGATCTCGAATTCTTCATCCTTGCGCAGGATGATGACCGGGAACTGGACTTTGGCGGACGCCCGCAGATAACGATGCTCTGGGTTCCGGCTCGCTTCTTTCGTGTTCTGGCCCTTCGCTTTCTTCTCGAACAGATCTATCTTCCATTTCTTTTGCTCAAACTGAAAATTCAGGTCGTCCATTCCCTCCATTACGCTTTTCCTCTGATTACGTTTGGAACGCGGCGTGTAGTCACCTTCCATGACATGACTTTTTTCACCATGCCAGAAGTCCACGAAAGGATCAAAATTATTTACTTTCGTACCTTCATGCGGGCGTCGATCCGTATGGTGGATCAGATGATTTTTGTATCGCGATCAGCATTGGAAGACTGTACTGTTCTCCTCGGGTTACCACACGGCCACGCCTCTGTCATTCCTCATGGAAAGGGAGAGGAGTTCCGATCTGACTATCCTGCTTCACGCCTCCGAGCGGTACGGGAAAAGTACGGCTTGAAAGAGCGATTCGTACTCTATATTGGCACGATCGAACCTAGAAAAAATCTTTCTCGACTTGTCGAAGCGTTTGCCGGGATTGCGCGTCTCGACTCGGAGATTCAGTTGGTCATCGCTGGGAAAATGGGATGGAAGGCTGAAGGCCTCTTCGCCCGGATCGAGCAGTTGGAGCTGGCCTCCGGCATCGTCTTCACGGGCTTCATCGCAGAAGAGGATAAAGCTCCCCTTCTTGCTGCGTGCACGGTGTTTGTTTATCCTTCACTCTATGAAGGCTTTGGACTTCCCGCCCTTGAAGCGCTGGCGTGCGGCGCACCTACAATTACCAGCAACACCTCTTCACTTCCCGAAGTAGTTGGTAAAGCCGCGCTTTTAGTGGACCCAACCAGCATAGAAGATCTACAGGCTGCCTTGGAGCGAGTTCTGTCCAGCGCAGATTTGCAAGGAGAGCTTCGCCAAGCGGGACCAGAACGAGCCTCTCATTTCACCTGGGAAAAAACGGCATCTCTTACTGCCCAGGTCTATCGTTCCCGCAAATCGCAATAGGCTAAGTCGCAGCTTCTGTGGCCTCAGGAACGGACGAAGCCGACTACCTTCAGGGTTCTTTCATCTCTGAGGACAGGCTGTTCTTTGCAGGGATCAGTTTTTCTGCGCTGCAAGCACTGCATGCCAGTATCGTTCCGCCGCACTCTGTTGAGTGCGCAGGCGAGGATATTGTTCCTTCGCAAGGGCTGCCCGGTCCTTGGCCTCTTCATAGTTAAGGAAGAGATCTTCCACAGCATCCGCGATGCTTTTGGGATCGTAAGGATCGAAGAAGGTGCAGAGATCGGTTCGCAGGTTGAAGAGCTCTCGGCACTGGGGAATGGAGGAGAGGGTTAGCGGAATACCTGCGAGCGCTGCCTCGGCGGCTGGGCCAGGGCCGCCACCTTCAAAGAGCGTGGGACAGACCGCGAGATGAGCATTGCGCATGACGGCGGCTAAAGCTGCGTCATCAATGACTCCTGTAAAACGCACCAGCGACTCCAGGTTCTCCGTCTGGATTAAATCCTCGACTTCGTTCCAATGTGGTGCTCGCGTACCTGTGCACACAAGTTGCAGGGTATGGCCTCGATCTGCAAGCAGACGCCAGGCTTTTGTTAGGCGTGGATGATTCTTGTGGACGAAGGTGCTGCTGCTTGCCCAAAGCGCGTAAGGCTTACGAATATCAAGTTTCTCAAGGCGAGCAGCGTCCGCTTCTGGTGAGGCGCGAAAGGAAACCTCATCAAAAAAAGCTGGAAGCAGGACGACAGTAATGCGGTCTCGCTCAATTCCTAACTTATCGACCACATCGTCGGCCGTGAACTCATTATGAACAATAATCTGTTTTGCCGCCTTGCCCAACAGGGCAAATCGCGATTTCAGGGTCTCTACGTCCCGCGGCTTCCACTCCTGTGGAAAGTGCAATGCGTGCAAATCGTGAATCACCAAAACAAAAGGGCGTTCAGCGATTGCGGCATAGTAATCATCGAGTCGTCCTTCGTCATGTATGACAACATGTGGGACGATGGCAATGATGTCGCTGGAACGA
This genomic stretch from Terriglobus saanensis SP1PR4 harbors:
- a CDS encoding glycosyltransferase family 4 protein codes for the protein MKILIDATGVQKEKAGVGVYAKNLLDHLTCNAGDLEFFILAQDDDRELDFGGRPQITMLWVPARFFRVLALRFLLEQIYLPFLLLKLKIQVVHSLHYAFPLITFGTRRVVTFHDMTFFTMPEVHERIKIIYFRTFMRASIRMVDQMIFVSRSALEDCTVLLGLPHGHASVIPHGKGEEFRSDYPASRLRAVREKYGLKERFVLYIGTIEPRKNLSRLVEAFAGIARLDSEIQLVIAGKMGWKAEGLFARIEQLELASGIVFTGFIAEEDKAPLLAACTVFVYPSLYEGFGLPALEALACGAPTITSNTSSLPEVVGKAALLVDPTSIEDLQAALERVLSSADLQGELRQAGPERASHFTWEKTASLTAQVYRSRKSQ
- a CDS encoding glycosyltransferase codes for the protein MSNQSSSRSVRAAIACEAINGGGLAHYTEDLDRIMRTYAAESQVLEGHPYVSPLRGQGSSSRKAKLWLLEKLPLLRRVFERIRRQSRTQDPWPHAAAWASLWRNRSSDIIAIVPHVVIHDEGRLDDYYAAIAERPFVLVIHDLHALHFPQEWKPRDVETLKSRFALLGKAAKQIIVHNEFTADDVVDKLGIERDRITVVLLPAFFDEVSFRASPEADAARLEKLDIRKPYALWASSSTFVHKNHPRLTKAWRLLADRGHTLQLVCTGTRAPHWNEVEDLIQTENLESLVRFTGVIDDAALAAVMRNAHLAVCPTLFEGGGPGPAAEAALAGIPLTLSSIPQCRELFNLRTDLCTFFDPYDPKSIADAVEDLFLNYEEAKDRAALAKEQYPRLRTQQSAAERYWHAVLAAQKN